A region from the Vicia villosa cultivar HV-30 ecotype Madison, WI linkage group LG3, Vvil1.0, whole genome shotgun sequence genome encodes:
- the LOC131661163 gene encoding large ribosomal subunit protein eL6z-like, giving the protein MAPAQKAARTPRVTRNPELIRGIGKYSRSTMYHKRGLWAIKAKHGGAFPRHDPAPKPEAPVVKAPKFYPADDVKKPLRNKHKPKPTKLRASITPGTVLILLAGRFKGKRVVFLKQLPSGLLLVTGPFKINGVPLRRVNQSYVIGTSTKVDVSSVNVDKFDDKYFSKESQKKTKKGEGEFFEADKEDKKVLPQSKKDDQKTLDAGLLKAIESVPDLKTYLGARFSLKAGVKPHELVF; this is encoded by the exons ATGGCACCAGCACAGAAAGCCGCAAGAACACCCAGAGTCACCCGAAACCCCGAATTAATCAGGGGTATCGGAAAATACTCCAGGTCCACGATGTACCACAAGAGGGGACTCTGGGCCATCAAGGCTAAGCACGGCGGCGCTTTCCCCCGCCACGATCCAGCCCCTAAGCCTGAAGCTCCAGTCGTGAAGGCGCCCAAATTTTACCCGGCTGATGATGTTAAGAAGCCACTCCGCAACAAACACAAACCAAAACCCACCAAGCTCAG GGCTAGCATTACTCCAGGAACAGTTTTGATTCTTCTTGCCGGAAGATTCAAGGGAAAGAGAGTAGTCTTCCTCAAGCAGCTTCCTTCTGGACTTCTCCTCGTTACTG GTCCATTCAAGATTAACGGTGTCCCCTTGAGGCGTGTCAACCAATCATATGTTATTGGCACATCAACCAAAGTAGATGTTTCATCAGTTAACGTTGACAAGTTTGATGACAAATACTTCTCAAAGGAATCCCAAAAGAAGACAAAGAAAGGAGAGGGTGAATTCTTTGAGGCAGATAAGGAG GATAAAAAAGTGCTCCCCCAGTCAAAGAAAGACGATCAAAAGACTCTTGATGCTGGTTTGTTAAAAGCCATCGAAAGTGTTCCTGACTTAAAGACTTACCTTGGTGCCAGGTTTTCGTTGAAGGCAGGCGTGAAGCCTCATGAGTTAGTGTTCTAG
- the LOC131661164 gene encoding 4-alpha-glucanotransferase, chloroplastic/amyloplastic: MSLTLSLTISTPRFSQLHHYTSSPILKFKPNSPLSFTRATSSMSTSSLSHLTVDEDLPPNYGDWLPKPELHLRRRAGILLHPTSFQSPYGIGDLGIEAFRFIDWLHRTGCSLWQVLPLVPPGRKANEEGSPYSGQDANCGNTLLISLEELVEDGLLEKHELPEPIDAERVNFSVVAELKDPLITKAAERLISSKGELKTQLENFRRDPNISSWLEDAAYFAAIDDSLNTLSWYDWPEPLKNRHLVALEDIYEQKKDFINIFIAQQFLFQRQWQKVRNYAQSRGIRIMGDMPIYVGYHSADVWANKNQFSLNKKGFPLLVSGVPPDAFSETGQLWGSPLYDWKAMEKEGYSWWIRRIRRAQDIYDEFRIDHFRGLAGYWAVPSEAKIAMVGKWKVGPGTSFFDAISKAVGRINITAEDLGVITEDVVQLRKSIGAPGMAVLQFAFGGGPDNPHLPHNHECNQVVYTGTHDNDTIKGWWEALKQEEKSHVLSYISLTEQDDIPWALIQTALASVAQTSIIPMQDILGLGNSARMNIPATQFGNWGWRVPNSVNFDRLDTEATRLKELLSLYGRL, translated from the exons ATGTCTTTGACTCTCAGTCTCACCATTTCAACACCGCGTTTCTCACAACTACATCACTATACCTCATCACCCATTCTCAAATTCAAACCCAATTCACCACTTTCCTTCACTCGTGCTACTTCCTCTATGTCCACCTCCTCCTTATCTCATCTCACCGTCGACGAAGATTTACCGCCAAATTACGGAGACTGGCTTCCCAAACCCGAACTCCACCTCCGTAGAAGAGCCGGTATTCTTCTCCATCCGACTTCCTTTCAAAGCCCCTACGGAATCGGCGACCTTGGAATTGAGGCATTTCGGTTCATTGACTGGCTTCATCGAACCGGTTGCTCTCTTTGGCAGGTTCTTCCTCTCGTGCCTCCCGGAAGAAAGGCTAACGAAGAAGGATCACCTTACTCAGGCCAG GATGCGAATTGTGGTAACACACTTTTGATTTCTCTTGAAGAGCTTGTTGAGGATGGATTGTTGGAGAAACACGAGCTTCCCGAACCAAT TGATGCGGAGCGTGTGAATTTTTCGGTTGTTGCTGAACTTAAGGATCCTTTGATAACTAAA GCTGCAGAGAGGCTTATTTCAAGCAAAGGGGAACTCAAAACACAGCTTGAGAATTTTCGCAGGGATCCTAACATATCAA GTTGGCTTGAAGATGCAGCTTACTTTGCTGCTATTGATGACAGTTTGAACACACTCAGCTGGTACGATTGGCCCGAACCTTTAAAAAACCGCCACCTTGTAGCTCTAGAAGATATTTATGAACAAAAGAAAGATTTT ATAAATATATTTATTGCTCAACAGTTCTTGTTCCAAAGGCAATGGCAGAAAGTTCGCAACTATGCACAGAGTAGGGGAATCAGAATAATGGGAGACATGCCCATTTATGTGGGTTATCACAGTGCAGATGTTTGGGCAAATAAGAACCAGTTTTCACTG AACAAGAAAGGCTTTCCTCTTTTAGTCAGTGGTGTGCCTCCTGATGCATTCAGCGAAACTGGTCAGCTGTGGGGAAG ccCCCTGTATGATTGGAAAGCCATGGAGAAAGAGGGGTACTCATGGTGGATACGCCGCATACGACGTGCACAAGATATTTATGACGAATTTAGAATTGATCACTTTAGAGGATTAGCTGGATACTGGGCTGTTCCCTCTG AAGCAAAAATAGCTATGGTTGGAAAGTGGAAG GTAGGACCTGGGACATCCTTCTTTGATGCCATTTCCAAAGCTGTTGGAAGGATTAATATCACAGCAGAAGACTTG GGAGTTATCACTGAGGATGTAGTGCAACTAAGGAAATCCATTGGAGCCCCTGGAATGGCCGTCCTCCAGTTTG CGTTTGGAGGTGGTCCTGATAACCCTCATTTGCCTCATAATCATGAGTGTAATCAAGTTGTCTATACAGGAACTCATGACAATGACACG ATTAAGGGTTGGTGGGAAGCTTTAAAGCAAGAAGAGAAATCGCAT GTATTAAGTTATATTTCATTAACCGAGCAAGATGATATTCCTTGGGCACTAATCCAGACAGCCCTGGCTTCTGTTGCTCAAACATCAATAATACCTATGCAAGATATTCTTGGACTCGGGAATTCTGCCAGGATGAATATTCCTGCAACTCAG TTTGGAAACTGGGGATGGAGGGTTCCAAATTCTGTGAACTTTGACAGGCTAGACACAGAGGCAACCAGATTAAAAGAGTTGCTTTCATTGTATGGCCGGCTTTGA
- the LOC131661165 gene encoding F-box/kelch-repeat protein SKIP6-like: MKNQKLNLIPFLPDDVAVNCLVRVPRSQHATLSLVSKSFRFLLSSPLFFTARSLLHSTQHILYLSIRTRAATLQWFTLHNNSHLIPLPPLPSPAIGSAYAVIGHAIYVIGGSINDIPSRHVWILDCRFHRWLSGPSMRVSREFAAAGVVDGKIYVIGGCVPDNWSRSVNWAEVFDPVTNRWEGISSPPEIRVKWMHASAVVEGKIYAMADRGGISLDPVSAAWESVGSELDLGWRGRASVVNGILYCYDYLGKIKGFDVEKRLWKELKGLDKGLPRFLCGATMADVGGKLVVVWESQGNANGKGKEMEIWCAEIDVNKNKDGELWGEVCWLSNVLSVPKGSSIVHCSSVAV; the protein is encoded by the coding sequence atgaagaaccagaagttgaaCCTGATTCCGTTTCTACCGGACGATGTCGCTGTGAACTGTCTCGTACGTGTTCCACGCTCTCAACACGCAACCCTCTCCCTTGTTTCCAAATCATTCCGTTTTCTCCTCTCTTCACCACTCTTCTTCACCGCTCGCTCTCTCCTTCACTCCACCCAACACATCCTCTACCTCTCTATTCGTACACGAGCCGCCACTCTCCAATGGTTCACGCTCCATAACAACAGTCACCTCATTCCCCTTCCTCCTCTCCCTTCCCCCGCAATCGGATCTGCCTACGCAGTCATCGGACATGCAATCTACGTCATCGGCGGCTCAATCAATGATATCCCCTCCCGTCATGTTTGGATCCTCGATTGCCGCTTCCACCGCTGGCTTTCCGGTCCTTCCATGCGCGTCTCACGTGAGTTCGCAGCTGCTGGTGTCGTCGACGGCAAGATTTATGTCATTGGTGGTTGCGTTCCTGATAATTGGTCTAGGTCAGTTAATTGGGCAGAGGTATTCGATCCTGTTACCAACAGGTGGGAAGGCATTTCCAGCCCACCGGAGATTCGCGTGAAGTGGATGCACGCCAGCGCTGTCGTGGAGGGTAAGATTTACGCCATGGCTGACCGCGGTGGTATTTCGCTTGATCCTGTTAGCGCCGCATGGGAGAGTGTGGGGAGTGAACTTGACCTAGGGTGGCGTGGGAGAGCAAGTGTTGTGAATGGGATTCTGTATTGCTACGATTACTTGGGGAAGATCAAAGGTTTTGACGTGGAGAAAAGGTTGTGGAAGGAATTGAAGGGTTTGGATAAGGGTTTGCCGAGGTTTCTTTGCGGGGCAACAATGGCTGATGTTGGTGGAAAATTGGTTGTGGTTTGGGAGAGCCAAGGGAATGCGAATGGAAAGGGGAAAGAAATGGAGATTTGGTGTGCTGAGATTGATGTGAACAAGAACAAAGATGGGGAATTGTGGGGTGAAGTTTGTTGGTTAAGTAATGTTCTCTCTGTTCCAAAAGGATCCTCCATTGTCCATTGTTCTTCTGTTGCCGTGTGA